A DNA window from Thermosynechococcaceae cyanobacterium Okahandja contains the following coding sequences:
- a CDS encoding sulfite exporter TauE/SafE family protein, translated as MSHLSLYLYQLEQWANQWVVGQLNHLTVVSLGIVFLAGLLTSLTPCTLSMLPITVGYIAGYAAKQKGSAARQALWFALGLATTLTGLGMAAAIAGRIYGQVGWGLTLVVSVIAILMGLNLLNALPLNFPRSRFLEELPNRVPASLQSYTLGATFGLVAAPCSTPVLATLLAWVASTQKLVVGAGLLLAYALGYVVPLILVGTFSGTLQALLSLRRWSSWLTTLSGVLLIAFGIISLAIRL; from the coding sequence ATGAGTCACCTCAGCCTATACCTCTACCAGCTTGAGCAGTGGGCCAACCAGTGGGTTGTGGGTCAACTGAATCACTTAACGGTGGTTAGTCTGGGGATTGTATTTTTAGCAGGCTTGTTGACTAGCCTCACCCCCTGCACCCTCTCGATGCTGCCCATTACCGTTGGCTATATTGCGGGCTATGCCGCCAAGCAAAAGGGTTCCGCCGCGCGGCAGGCACTCTGGTTTGCCCTAGGTCTGGCGACCACCCTCACCGGACTCGGTATGGCAGCGGCGATCGCGGGGCGCATCTACGGCCAAGTGGGTTGGGGCTTAACCCTTGTGGTGAGTGTCATTGCCATCCTGATGGGCTTAAACCTCTTAAATGCCCTACCCTTAAACTTTCCCCGCAGCCGCTTTTTAGAAGAGCTACCCAACCGCGTCCCCGCCAGCTTGCAATCCTATACCTTGGGTGCCACGTTTGGTTTAGTGGCGGCACCGTGCAGTACCCCCGTTTTGGCAACCCTGTTGGCTTGGGTGGCCAGTACCCAAAAGCTCGTGGTCGGTGCCGGGCTGCTGTTAGCCTATGCGCTTGGCTATGTAGTGCCCCTGATTCTGGTGGGCACCTTTAGCGGCACGCTGCAAGCGCTCCTGTCCCTGCGGCGGTGGTCAAGTTGGCTGACGACCCTCAGTGGCGTGCTATTAATTGCCTTTGGCATCATTTCCTTGGCCATTCGCCTCTGA